In Lacrimispora indolis DSM 755, a genomic segment contains:
- a CDS encoding GNAT family N-acetyltransferase, with the protein MKIALIDVISEEVVKLFSEQDNFMIEFLGGDSVYYTRYSKNENIENVWVAYFGDLPIGCVAYRKKSIGVGEVKRMFIKHEYRGRGISIVSRFFRKLYFNRLVAGS; encoded by the coding sequence ATGAAGATAGCACTCATAGATGTTATTTCCGAAGAGGTTGTTAAACTCTTTTCAGAACAAGATAATTTTATGATAGAGTTTCTCGGCGGTGATAGTGTTTATTATACCCGCTATAGCAAAAATGAAAACATAGAAAATGTTTGGGTGGCCTACTTTGGCGACTTGCCAATCGGATGCGTTGCTTATCGAAAAAAATCTATTGGTGTTGGCGAGGTTAAACGTATGTTTATTAAGCATGAATATCGTGGACGAGGAATATCGATAGTGTCAAGATTTTTTCGCAAATTGTATTTCAACCGTCTGGTAGCCGGTAGTTAG
- a CDS encoding IS256 family transposase → MSDNIIQLNQELIHNELKDLVRNSVEETLNALLDHEAEELVNAEKYERSGERKGYRSGHYSRNFQTTAGEVKLKMPKLKGVPFETAIIERYRRRECSVEEALIEMYLAGVSVRRVEDITEALWGTKISPGTISNLNKKAYEHIETWRSRKLSGSYPYVYVDGVYLKRSWGGEVQNVSILVAIGVNEDGCREIIGTAEGMKEDRESWRTFFVWLKERGLAGVRLIIGDKCLGMLESIPEVFPDAKYQRCTVHFYRNIFSATPRNKMKEVSMLLKAIHAQECKVSAKEKAKQVADKLREMKLASAAKKVEDGIEETLTYMDFPSQHWTRIRTNNTIERLNREIKRRTRAIGAFPDGQSALMLVCARLRHVAGTQWGTKRYMNMEHLKEMDLQNESDIIAG, encoded by the coding sequence ATGTCTGATAATATTATACAATTAAATCAGGAACTTATCCATAACGAATTGAAAGATTTAGTACGCAACAGCGTTGAGGAAACCCTCAATGCCTTGCTGGATCATGAAGCAGAAGAACTCGTTAATGCGGAAAAATACGAACGTTCCGGTGAACGCAAGGGATATCGTTCCGGCCATTACAGCAGGAACTTTCAAACCACAGCTGGTGAGGTCAAATTAAAGATGCCAAAGCTAAAGGGTGTTCCGTTCGAAACTGCCATTATTGAACGCTATCGCCGCAGAGAATGCTCCGTAGAAGAGGCTCTCATTGAAATGTATCTCGCGGGTGTTTCTGTTCGCCGTGTTGAAGATATCACCGAGGCATTATGGGGAACTAAAATTTCACCTGGAACAATAAGTAATCTTAATAAAAAAGCTTATGAACACATTGAAACATGGAGAAGCCGCAAACTTAGCGGTTCTTATCCATATGTTTATGTTGACGGTGTTTACTTAAAGCGCAGCTGGGGTGGTGAAGTTCAAAATGTCTCTATCCTTGTTGCTATTGGTGTCAATGAAGATGGATGCCGTGAAATCATTGGCACAGCAGAAGGTATGAAAGAAGATCGTGAAAGCTGGAGGACATTCTTTGTATGGTTAAAAGAACGTGGCCTGGCTGGAGTGCGCCTAATTATTGGTGATAAATGCCTTGGGATGCTCGAATCCATTCCAGAAGTATTTCCGGATGCAAAGTATCAAAGATGTACGGTTCACTTCTATCGGAATATATTTTCGGCCACTCCTCGTAATAAGATGAAAGAAGTCTCTATGCTGCTAAAGGCTATTCATGCTCAAGAGTGTAAGGTATCTGCAAAGGAAAAGGCAAAACAAGTAGCTGATAAACTTCGCGAGATGAAATTAGCTTCGGCAGCTAAAAAGGTCGAAGACGGAATCGAGGAAACCCTTACATACATGGATTTTCCTAGCCAGCACTGGACTAGAATTCGCACCAACAACACCATCGAAAGACTTAATAGGGAAATCAAACGTAGAACCCGGGCAATTGGCGCTTTTCCTGATGGGCAAAGTGCTTTAATGCTTGTATGTGCCAGACTACGACACGTAGCAGGGACCCAATGGGGTACAAAGCGCTACATGAATATGGAGCATCTAAAAGAAATGGATCTCCAAAACGAGTCTGATATCATAGCCGGCTAA
- a CDS encoding response regulator transcription factor — MQNILVCDDDKQIVEAIDIYLTGEEFHVIKAYDGYDALKLLEDHEVDLMILDVMMPGLDGIRTTLKVRETSSIPIIILSAKSEDTDKILGLNIGADDYITKPFNPLELVARVKSQLRRYTQLGNMNQQPAGQVYKCGGLAINDDNKEVAVEGELIKLTPIEYNILLLLVKNAGKVFSIDEIYEQIWNEEAIGADNTVAVHIRHIREKIEINPREPRYLKVVWGVGYKIEKQ, encoded by the coding sequence ATGCAGAATATTTTAGTATGTGATGATGACAAACAAATCGTGGAAGCCATTGATATATATTTAACAGGAGAAGAATTTCATGTGATCAAAGCCTATGACGGTTATGACGCCCTGAAGCTTCTGGAGGATCACGAGGTGGATTTAATGATCCTGGATGTGATGATGCCGGGGCTTGACGGGATCAGGACCACCTTAAAAGTCCGTGAGACAAGCAGTATTCCCATCATCATCCTCTCCGCCAAATCCGAGGACACGGATAAGATCCTGGGATTAAACATCGGGGCTGATGATTATATTACCAAGCCATTTAACCCGCTGGAACTGGTAGCCAGGGTAAAATCCCAGCTGCGCCGCTATACCCAGCTTGGTAATATGAACCAGCAGCCGGCAGGACAAGTGTATAAATGCGGAGGCCTGGCCATCAATGACGACAACAAGGAAGTTGCCGTGGAAGGCGAGCTGATCAAGCTGACTCCCATTGAGTACAACATCCTGCTGCTCCTGGTAAAGAACGCCGGTAAAGTATTTTCCATTGACGAGATCTATGAACAGATATGGAATGAAGAAGCCATCGGCGCCGATAATACCGTTGCCGTGCACATCCGGCACATCCGGGAAAAAATCGAAATCAATCCAAGAGAACCCCGTTATTTAAA